In one window of Campylobacter hepaticus DNA:
- a CDS encoding TIGR00366 family protein, whose product MFLLRRFTSACVFLASKCLPDSFVLVGILSFLVFILVYIFTDQNVSDIVFSWGNGLWTLLGFSMQMALVLVLGQALANALLIQKFLKYLSFLPKGPYMAIVLVTFVSLVANWINWGFGLVISAIFAKEIAKNVKGVDYRLLIASAYSGFVIWHGGFSGSIPLSIATQNENLHTISAGVISKAIPLTQTIFSTYNLFIVGVIFIVLPFLMAIIHPKKNERIEFDINLLENEKKDFKLISHEVHKTLAYFLENSALLSYLLVFLGFIYLCMHFLKGGGLSLDIVNTIFLFLGILLHKTPLAYIKAINHSAKSAAGILLQFPFYAGIMGMMIRHNLENNSLAQMLSLAFTQFANEKTFALMTFLSAGIINIFIPSGGGQWAIQAPIMLPAGQNLGVDPSVICMAIAWGDSWTNMIQPFWALPSLAIAGLSAKDIMGYCVLTLIFVGLVVCFGLYFLT is encoded by the coding sequence ATGTTTTTATTAAGACGTTTCACTTCAGCTTGTGTGTTTTTAGCATCAAAATGTTTACCTGATTCTTTTGTTTTAGTGGGAATTTTAAGTTTTTTGGTTTTTATTCTTGTTTATATTTTCACAGATCAAAATGTATCAGATATAGTTTTTAGTTGGGGAAATGGCTTATGGACACTTTTAGGTTTCTCTATGCAAATGGCACTTGTTTTGGTATTAGGTCAAGCTTTAGCTAATGCTTTATTGATTCAGAAATTTTTAAAATATCTTTCTTTTTTGCCCAAAGGTCCCTATATGGCTATAGTTTTAGTTACTTTTGTATCTTTAGTGGCAAATTGGATTAATTGGGGATTTGGTTTGGTTATTAGTGCTATTTTTGCAAAAGAAATTGCAAAAAATGTTAAAGGGGTGGATTATAGACTTCTTATTGCGAGCGCTTATTCTGGTTTTGTGATTTGGCATGGAGGCTTTTCAGGATCCATTCCTTTAAGCATAGCTACGCAAAATGAAAATTTGCATACAATAAGTGCAGGTGTGATTAGTAAAGCTATTCCTCTTACTCAGACTATTTTTTCTACTTATAATTTATTTATTGTTGGTGTAATTTTTATTGTTTTACCTTTTTTGATGGCTATAATTCATCCTAAAAAAAATGAAAGGATTGAATTTGATATAAATTTATTAGAAAATGAAAAAAAAGATTTTAAATTGATTAGTCATGAAGTTCATAAAACCCTAGCGTATTTTCTTGAAAATAGTGCTTTACTTTCTTATCTTTTAGTTTTTTTAGGTTTTATTTATCTTTGTATGCATTTTTTAAAAGGGGGAGGACTTAGTTTAGATATAGTAAATACTATTTTTCTTTTTTTAGGAATTTTACTTCATAAAACTCCTTTAGCTTATATTAAGGCTATTAATCATTCTGCTAAAAGTGCAGCTGGAATTTTGCTTCAATTTCCTTTTTATGCTGGAATCATGGGTATGATGATAAGACATAATTTAGAAAACAATTCTTTAGCACAAATGCTTTCTTTAGCTTTTACGCAATTTGCTAATGAAAAAACTTTTGCTTTGATGACTTTTTTAAGTGCTGGGATTATTAATATTTTTATTCCTTCTGGTGGAGGTCAATGGGCTATTCAAGCTCCTATTATGCTTCCTGCTGGACAAAATTTGGGGGTAGATCCTAGTGTGATTTGTATGGCTATAGCTTGGGGTGATTCTTGGACTAATATGATACAGCCTTTTTGGGCTTTACCGTCTTTAGCTATTGCAGGTTTAAGTGCTAAAGATATTATGGGTTATTGTGTGCTTACTCTGATTTTTGTAGGTTTGGTGGTTTGTTTTGGATTGTATTTTTTAACATAA
- a CDS encoding GntP family permease, translated as MTGIILGLIILMVLAYLGWSIVWVGPIAAGVVALGGGLDLFDSYTNVYMGGFVAFAKTWFPVFMLGAIFGKLMELTYMASSVSLTIGKILGEKRAILGVILAAAILTYGGVSLFVVVFAVYPLALSLFKKANISKRLIPAAIALGAFTFTMAALPGSPQIQNLIPIKYFDTTAMAAPIMGIICGLIMFVGGYFYLKYRENYLKNLGEFYEESKDKYQLPSDEKIPHFILSLIPLLCVIILLNVFSFEIINALLCGIFAILLLNIHRFRNFVKAMNEGVQGSIIAIINTSAAVGFGSVVKAVPGFQTLTNLLLDFKINPLISEGIAVNLLAGATGSASGGMGIALEALGAKYKEIALSENIPLELFHRVASIASGGFDALPHNGAVLTLLAITSMSHKKSYLDICVVAVIIPIIALIVGIILAYFGIY; from the coding sequence ATGACGGGTATAATTTTAGGTTTAATTATTTTAATGGTATTAGCATATCTTGGTTGGTCTATAGTATGGGTTGGACCTATTGCAGCTGGTGTGGTAGCTTTAGGCGGTGGTTTGGATTTATTTGATAGTTATACTAATGTTTATATGGGAGGTTTTGTTGCTTTTGCTAAAACTTGGTTTCCTGTTTTTATGCTTGGAGCAATATTTGGTAAATTGATGGAGCTTACTTATATGGCTAGTTCTGTTTCTTTAACTATAGGAAAAATTCTTGGTGAAAAAAGAGCTATTTTGGGTGTGATTCTTGCAGCTGCTATTTTAACTTATGGAGGTGTTAGCCTTTTTGTGGTAGTTTTTGCAGTCTATCCCTTAGCTTTATCTTTATTTAAAAAGGCTAATATATCAAAAAGACTTATTCCTGCTGCTATAGCATTAGGTGCTTTTACTTTTACTATGGCAGCTCTTCCAGGTAGTCCTCAAATTCAAAATTTAATTCCTATAAAATATTTTGATACTACTGCTATGGCAGCTCCTATTATGGGTATTATATGCGGATTAATCATGTTTGTTGGAGGATATTTTTATCTTAAATACAGGGAAAATTATTTAAAAAATTTGGGAGAATTTTATGAAGAATCAAAGGATAAATATCAATTACCCTCAGATGAAAAAATTCCTCATTTTATTTTATCGTTAATTCCTTTATTGTGTGTAATTATTTTGTTAAATGTATTTTCTTTTGAAATAATTAATGCTTTATTGTGTGGTATTTTTGCAATTTTACTTTTAAATATACACAGATTTAGAAATTTTGTTAAAGCTATGAATGAAGGAGTGCAAGGTTCTATAATAGCAATAATTAATACATCAGCTGCAGTGGGTTTTGGAAGTGTGGTTAAAGCAGTTCCAGGATTTCAAACTTTAACTAATTTGCTTTTAGATTTTAAAATTAATCCTTTAATTTCTGAGGGTATAGCAGTTAATTTATTAGCAGGAGCTACAGGATCTGCATCTGGTGGTATGGGTATAGCTTTAGAGGCTTTAGGTGCAAAATATAAAGAAATAGCATTAAGTGAAAATATTCCTTTGGAATTATTTCATAGAGTAGCTTCTATAGCATCTGGTGGGTTTGATGCTTTACCTCATAATGGAGCAGTTTTAACTTTGCTTGCGATTACTAGTATGAGTCATAAAAAGAGTTATTTAGATATTTGTGTAGTTGCTGTTATTATTCCAATAATAGCTTTAATTGTTGGTATAATACTGGCTTATTTTGGAATTTATTAA
- a CDS encoding thiolase family protein, translating into MEEVVIVAAKRSAIGSFLGSLKMLKPVDMVSDLSKNLISNLNLDASLVEELILGQVLQVGQGQNIARQALLKSGLKEDKTAFLVNMVCGSGLKAVELGFNSISLNHSSLLLAGGVENMSLSPFIVEHTRLGCKMGNQTLIDTMIHDGLWCALNDYHMGITAENLAKKYQISRKEQDEFAFNSHKKASKAIEKGYFNDEILALNIKNKNNEVLFKEDEFVRKDISLEKLSKLPPVFDKEGSVSAGNSSGINDGAAMLMLASREKAKELALPILASIKSFCSVGVDSSIMGIGAAFATKELLRKNKLELKDIDLIEMNEAFAAQSIACIRELKVDEEKVNIHGGAIALGHPIGASGARILISLIYALRQYKKNLGLATLCIGGGQGISVLVEVKE; encoded by the coding sequence ATGGAAGAAGTTGTAATAGTAGCAGCTAAAAGGAGTGCTATTGGATCTTTTTTAGGTTCTCTTAAAATGCTTAAACCTGTAGATATGGTTAGTGATTTAAGTAAGAATTTAATATCAAATTTAAATTTAGATGCTTCTTTGGTAGAAGAACTGATTTTGGGACAAGTTTTGCAAGTTGGTCAGGGCCAAAATATAGCTAGACAAGCTCTTTTAAAAAGTGGTTTAAAAGAAGATAAAACGGCTTTTTTGGTAAATATGGTTTGTGGATCTGGTCTTAAGGCTGTAGAACTTGGTTTTAACTCAATAAGTTTAAATCATTCGTCCTTGCTTTTAGCTGGCGGTGTTGAAAATATGTCTTTATCACCTTTTATAGTTGAGCACACTAGACTTGGTTGCAAAATGGGTAATCAAACTTTAATAGATACTATGATTCATGATGGTTTGTGGTGTGCTTTAAATGATTATCATATGGGTATTACTGCTGAAAATTTAGCTAAGAAATATCAAATTTCAAGAAAAGAACAGGATGAATTTGCTTTTAATTCACATAAAAAAGCATCAAAAGCTATAGAAAAAGGTTATTTTAATGATGAAATTTTAGCTTTAAATATAAAAAATAAAAACAATGAAGTACTTTTTAAAGAAGATGAGTTTGTAAGAAAGGATATAAGTTTGGAGAAACTTTCAAAACTTCCTCCTGTTTTTGATAAAGAAGGTAGTGTAAGTGCTGGAAATTCTTCTGGCATTAATGATGGTGCTGCTATGCTTATGTTGGCTTCTAGAGAAAAAGCTAAAGAATTGGCTTTGCCTATTCTTGCTAGTATTAAATCTTTTTGTAGTGTGGGCGTTGATTCAAGTATTATGGGTATAGGTGCTGCTTTTGCAACTAAAGAACTTTTAAGAAAAAATAAGCTTGAACTAAAGGATATAGATTTAATAGAAATGAATGAGGCTTTTGCAGCACAAAGCATAGCTTGCATTAGAGAATTAAAAGTTGATGAAGAAAAGGTAAATATACATGGTGGAGCTATAGCTTTAGGGCATCCTATAGGTGCTAGTGGGGCTAGAATACTTATAAGTTTAATTTATGCTTTAAGGCAATATAAAAAGAATTTAGGACTTGCTACTTTATGTATAGGCGGAGGTCAGGGGATAAGTGTATTGGTTGAAGTAAAGGAATAA
- the pstB gene encoding phosphate ABC transporter ATP-binding protein PstB, whose translation MIAKITNLNLFYGKKQALFDINMQIKKNQITALIGASGCGKSTFLRCFNRMNDKIAKIDGLVEIEGKDVKNQDVVVLRKNVGMVFQQANVFVKSIYENISYAPKLHGMIKNKDEEEALVIDCLKKVGLFKEVKDKLKQNALALSGGQQQRLCIARALAIKPKLLLLDEPTSALDPISSGVIEELLKQLSHNLSMIMVTHNMQQAKRIADYTAFFHLGELVEFNQSKDFFVNPKEDKTKAYLNGVFG comes from the coding sequence GTGATAGCAAAAATAACAAATTTAAATTTATTTTATGGAAAAAAACAAGCTTTATTTGATATTAATATGCAAATAAAGAAAAATCAAATCACTGCTCTTATAGGAGCTTCAGGATGTGGAAAATCAACTTTTTTACGTTGTTTTAATAGGATGAATGATAAAATTGCTAAAATTGATGGTTTGGTTGAGATAGAAGGAAAAGATGTTAAAAATCAAGATGTCGTGGTTTTGCGTAAAAACGTAGGTATGGTTTTTCAACAAGCAAATGTTTTTGTAAAAAGTATTTATGAAAATATATCTTATGCGCCAAAACTTCACGGTATGATTAAAAATAAAGATGAAGAAGAGGCTTTGGTAATAGATTGTTTAAAAAAAGTAGGGCTTTTTAAAGAAGTTAAAGACAAACTCAAACAAAATGCTTTAGCTCTTTCAGGAGGGCAGCAACAACGTCTTTGTATAGCAAGAGCTTTAGCTATTAAACCCAAGCTTTTGCTTTTAGATGAACCTACTTCAGCGCTTGATCCTATAAGTTCTGGGGTTATAGAAGAACTTTTAAAGCAATTAAGCCATAATCTTTCTATGATTATGGTTACGCATAATATGCAGCAAGCTAAGCGTATTGCTGATTATACAGCATTTTTTCATCTTGGTGAACTTGTAGAATTTAATCAAAGTAAAGATTTTTTTGTAAATCCAAAAGAAGATAAAACTAAGGCTTATTTAAATGGTGTTTTTGGATAA
- a CDS encoding MATE family efflux transporter, with amino-acid sequence MIKKQFSLIRLTFPIFWDLLSKYLTVIINTAMVSHYSNFLVGAMGAGNQILDFFITIFSFLSVGCSVVIAQALGARDYALARKVIHQSLFLNALLGFVCAVLIFWHGKYLLYLLKIPQELLKDSEIYLRMLAICLFFDAVSIVLAAIVRVYNMAYWVMIIGFLMDIVVICGNYYVLHYTNLELFGIGLSNIIARVFAIVALVIILFYKLQIHLTIKEMINLEKKVLKKVLNIGGFSAGENVIWTIQYTIAFAFVASLGEANLSVQTIYFQISMLIMLIGQAASIANEIIVGKLVGARYENIAYKHTWRALYFSVIASALLAFLSYLFQDFIMQTLGLKEELKNLMIPLFTLSIFLEISRTFNIIMVNALRASGDARFPFFSGLVFMMGVSLPVGYVLCFYFNLGILGIWIGFCADEFLRGMVNSYRWKSKQWQGKILV; translated from the coding sequence ATGATAAAAAAACAATTTTCCTTAATAAGACTTACTTTTCCTATTTTTTGGGATTTACTTTCAAAATATTTAACAGTTATTATTAATACTGCTATGGTTTCTCATTATTCTAATTTTCTTGTAGGAGCTATGGGTGCTGGAAATCAAATTTTAGACTTTTTTATTACTATTTTTTCATTTTTAAGCGTGGGTTGTAGTGTGGTAATTGCACAAGCTCTTGGGGCAAGAGATTATGCGCTAGCAAGAAAAGTAATTCATCAAAGTTTATTTTTAAATGCACTTTTAGGTTTTGTGTGTGCTGTGTTAATTTTTTGGCATGGAAAATATTTACTTTATCTTTTAAAAATTCCACAAGAATTATTAAAAGATAGTGAAATATATTTACGCATGCTTGCTATTTGTTTATTTTTTGATGCTGTAAGTATTGTCTTAGCTGCTATTGTTAGGGTTTATAATATGGCTTATTGGGTTATGATTATAGGTTTTTTAATGGATATAGTAGTAATTTGTGGGAATTATTATGTTTTACATTATACAAACTTAGAGCTTTTTGGAATAGGGCTTAGTAATATCATAGCACGTGTTTTTGCTATAGTGGCTTTAGTTATTATACTTTTTTATAAATTGCAAATTCACCTTACTATTAAAGAAATGATAAATTTAGAAAAAAAAGTTTTAAAAAAAGTTTTAAATATAGGGGGTTTTTCAGCAGGTGAAAATGTTATATGGACTATACAATATACCATAGCTTTTGCTTTTGTAGCAAGTTTAGGGGAGGCAAATTTGAGCGTACAAACTATTTATTTTCAAATCTCAATGTTAATCATGTTAATAGGACAAGCAGCTAGTATAGCTAATGAGATTATTGTAGGTAAATTAGTTGGTGCAAGATATGAAAATATAGCTTATAAGCATACTTGGCGTGCTTTATATTTTAGTGTTATTGCTAGCGCTTTGCTTGCCTTTTTAAGTTATTTATTTCAAGATTTTATTATGCAAACTTTAGGACTTAAAGAAGAGCTAAAAAATCTTATGATACCTTTATTTACTCTTTCTATTTTTCTTGAGATTTCGCGTACTTTTAATATTATTATGGTTAATGCTTTACGTGCTAGTGGAGATGCTAGATTTCCTTTTTTTAGTGGACTTGTATTTATGATGGGGGTATCTTTGCCTGTGGGCTATGTGCTTTGTTTTTATTTTAATCTTGGAATTTTGGGTATTTGGATTGGATTTTGTGCAGATGAGTTTTTGCGTGGAATGGTAAATTCTTATAGATGGAAAAGTAAACAATGGCAAGGCAAAATTCTTGTTTAA
- a CDS encoding M48 family metallopeptidase, translated as MARQNSCLKELVYNNERFFYSKKHIKFLRLRINEKGELILSIPYFCPFSTVYKFLDDSKEWIKRSKQAFKQKSLNEEELIFLAKKYKIIFNTHAKKTYFNKNTIISPNQKSLDLFLRKNAQKIFLFYLKKWSRKTGLIYTHLSIKNMKTRWGSCNYNKAYINLNLKLLQKSLKAIEYVILHELAHLKFPNHAKEFYHFIEYFMNDFRQREKEFLS; from the coding sequence ATGGCAAGGCAAAATTCTTGTTTAAAAGAGTTAGTTTATAATAATGAAAGATTTTTTTATTCTAAAAAACATATTAAATTTTTAAGATTAAGGATAAATGAAAAAGGCGAATTGATTCTTAGTATACCTTATTTTTGTCCTTTTTCTACTGTATATAAGTTTTTAGATGACTCAAAAGAATGGATAAAAAGATCTAAGCAAGCATTTAAACAAAAATCTTTAAATGAGGAAGAATTAATTTTTTTAGCTAAAAAATATAAAATTATTTTTAATACGCATGCTAAAAAAACTTATTTTAATAAAAATACTATTATTAGCCCAAATCAAAAAAGCTTAGATTTATTTTTAAGAAAAAATGCTCAAAAGATTTTTTTATTTTATCTTAAAAAATGGAGCAGAAAAACAGGTTTAATTTATACTCATTTAAGTATTAAAAACATGAAAACACGCTGGGGATCATGCAATTATAATAAGGCTTATATTAATTTAAATTTAAAACTTTTGCAAAAAAGCTTAAAAGCCATAGAATATGTTATTTTGCATGAATTAGCTCATTTAAAATTTCCAAATCATGCTAAAGAATTTTATCATTTTATAGAATATTTTATGAATGATTTTAGACAAAGGGAG
- a CDS encoding FAD-dependent oxidoreductase: MGLGFNRDDFKISGVEEHTLAMQNFNNCLDIHKKLQEISLKDKCEVIVCGAGFSGIELLADLALHFKNIKLKCVEAMPMILPMFNKNLAQFAKQYLEKLGVEFYLNAKIEKCEKNSLIFEKNGQKEKIEADLILYTAGVKGNKVIENSSFF, from the coding sequence ATAGGACTTGGATTTAATAGAGATGATTTTAAAATTAGCGGAGTAGAAGAACATACTTTAGCTATGCAAAATTTTAACAATTGCCTAGATATACACAAAAAATTACAAGAAATAAGTTTAAAAGATAAATGTGAAGTTATAGTTTGTGGTGCAGGTTTTAGCGGCATAGAACTTTTAGCTGATTTAGCCTTACATTTTAAAAATATTAAATTAAAATGTGTGGAAGCTATGCCTATGATTTTACCCATGTTCAATAAAAATTTAGCACAATTTGCCAAACAATATTTAGAGAAATTAGGTGTAGAATTTTATCTTAATGCTAAAATAGAAAAATGTGAAAAAAATTCTCTTATATTTGAAAAAAATGGTCAAAAAGAAAAAATAGAAGCTGATTTAATACTTTATACAGCAGGAGTTAAAGGAAACAAAGTTATAGAAAATTCTAGTTTTTTTTAA
- the ald gene encoding alanine dehydrogenase, giving the protein MIVGCAKEIKTHEYRVGLTPQNVKEYIEAGHQVLIERGAGEAIGFLDSHYEKYGAKLVNKDELFEKSQMIVKVKEPLQSEYEYFRENQILYTYLHLAADENLTQMLLKKHISSIAYETIKVGNALPCLAPMSAIAGSLAIFEAAKYSQKTYGGSGILLSGIAGVKKGKVVIIGGGVVGINAAQIALGIGADVSILDIDTQRLAYIDQIFNMKVHTYYSSKTNLLSLLEDADVVIGAILIPGAKAPKIVNKNDLSIMKKSSILVDVAIDQGGCFETSKPTTHSDPIYVFDDIVHYCVANMPGCVAKTSTLALTEVTLKFGLQIANNGFKEAVLKNEVLLSGLNTYKGMCIYEAVAKAFNIDYIDTKKALA; this is encoded by the coding sequence ATGATTGTAGGTTGTGCTAAAGAGATTAAAACTCATGAATATAGAGTTGGACTTACCCCACAAAATGTTAAAGAATATATTGAAGCTGGACATCAAGTTTTAATAGAAAGAGGAGCTGGAGAGGCTATAGGTTTTTTAGATAGTCATTATGAAAAATATGGCGCTAAGCTTGTAAATAAAGACGAACTTTTTGAAAAAAGCCAAATGATTGTTAAGGTTAAAGAACCATTGCAGAGTGAATATGAGTATTTTAGAGAAAATCAAATTCTTTATACTTATTTACATCTAGCTGCTGATGAAAACTTAACTCAAATGTTGCTTAAAAAGCATATTTCTAGCATAGCTTATGAAACTATAAAAGTAGGAAATGCTTTACCTTGTTTAGCTCCTATGAGTGCGATAGCAGGAAGTTTGGCTATTTTTGAAGCAGCTAAATACAGTCAAAAAACTTATGGTGGTAGTGGAATTTTATTAAGTGGTATTGCAGGAGTGAAAAAAGGGAAAGTTGTTATTATTGGAGGTGGAGTTGTGGGTATAAATGCTGCCCAAATAGCTCTTGGTATAGGTGCTGATGTGAGTATTTTAGATATCGACACGCAAAGATTAGCTTATATAGATCAAATTTTTAATATGAAAGTGCATACTTATTATAGTTCTAAGACAAATTTATTATCTTTGCTAGAAGATGCTGATGTGGTTATAGGTGCTATTTTAATACCTGGAGCAAAAGCTCCTAAAATTGTTAATAAAAATGATTTAAGTATTATGAAAAAATCTTCTATTTTGGTAGATGTTGCTATAGATCAAGGCGGTTGTTTTGAAACTTCTAAACCTACTACTCATAGTGATCCTATTTATGTATTTGATGATATAGTTCATTATTGCGTAGCTAATATGCCTGGATGTGTAGCTAAAACTTCTACTTTAGCGCTTACAGAGGTGACTTTAAAATTTGGTTTACAAATTGCAAATAATGGTTTTAAAGAAGCAGTTTTAAAAAATGAGGTTTTACTTAGCGGTTTAAATACCTATAAGGGTATGTGTATTTATGAGGCCGTTGCCAAGGCTTTTAATATTGATTATATAGATACTAAAAAGGCTTTAGCTTAA
- a CDS encoding 3-oxoacid CoA-transferase subunit B, with product MSKQIIVKRALKEIEDGMYVNLGIGIPTLIANKINTLNLKVFLHSENGLLGIGPYPKEDEVDADLINAGKETISIVKGACFFDSAQSFAMIRGNHIDLALLGAMEVSQSGDLANYMIPGKLVKGMGGAMDLVVGAKRIVIVMEHTNKKGESKVKKECTLPLTGKNVVHRLITELGVFDFEQGSMKLIELQEGVSLEQIRAKTEAEFEVCL from the coding sequence ATGTCAAAACAAATTATAGTAAAAAGAGCTCTAAAAGAGATTGAAGATGGGATGTATGTTAATTTGGGTATAGGAATACCAACTTTAATAGCTAATAAAATTAATACTTTAAATTTAAAAGTATTTTTACATTCTGAAAATGGACTTTTAGGTATAGGGCCTTACCCTAAAGAAGATGAAGTAGATGCTGATTTAATTAATGCAGGTAAAGAAACTATAAGTATAGTTAAAGGGGCTTGTTTTTTTGATAGTGCCCAATCTTTTGCTATGATAAGAGGAAATCATATTGATTTAGCACTTCTTGGAGCTATGGAGGTATCTCAAAGCGGAGATTTGGCAAATTATATGATACCTGGGAAATTGGTTAAGGGTATGGGTGGAGCTATGGATTTGGTTGTAGGCGCTAAAAGAATAGTTATTGTTATGGAACATACTAATAAAAAAGGTGAAAGCAAGGTAAAAAAAGAATGTACTTTGCCTTTAACAGGTAAGAATGTGGTGCATAGATTGATTACAGAGCTTGGAGTTTTTGATTTTGAACAAGGAAGCATGAAGCTTATTGAATTACAAGAAGGGGTAAGTTTAGAACAAATAAGGGCTAAAACTGAGGCAGAATTTGAGGTGTGTTTGTAG
- a CDS encoding CoA transferase subunit A — MNKIINDLDIAFKDLKDGMTLLVGGFGLCGIPEYSITKIKELGVKDLTVVSNNCGIDDFGLGILLANKQIKKMIASYVGENKIFEQQFINKELEVILTPQGTLAEQLRAGGAGIGGFYTQTGVGTLVAQDKEHKEFDGKIYILEKAIKGDFALVKAQKADKYGNLIFNKTARNFNPLCASAGKITVVEVEELVDELDPDSVHLSGIYVDFVYKGKSYEKRIEKLTVYKG, encoded by the coding sequence ATGAATAAAATTATAAATGATTTAGATATTGCTTTTAAAGATTTAAAAGATGGCATGACTCTTTTAGTTGGTGGATTTGGACTTTGTGGTATACCTGAATATAGTATAACTAAGATCAAAGAATTAGGTGTAAAAGATTTAACAGTAGTAAGTAATAATTGCGGCATAGATGATTTTGGTCTTGGAATCTTGTTAGCAAATAAGCAAATTAAAAAAATGATAGCTTCTTATGTGGGTGAAAATAAAATTTTTGAACAGCAATTTATTAATAAGGAATTAGAAGTCATACTTACTCCACAAGGAACTCTAGCTGAACAATTAAGAGCTGGAGGAGCTGGAATTGGTGGTTTTTATACTCAAACAGGAGTAGGAACTTTAGTAGCACAAGATAAAGAACATAAAGAATTTGATGGGAAGATTTATATTTTAGAAAAGGCTATAAAAGGAGATTTTGCTTTAGTAAAAGCTCAAAAGGCTGATAAATATGGCAATTTAATTTTTAATAAGACTGCTAGAAATTTTAATCCTTTATGCGCTAGTGCAGGAAAAATTACTGTGGTTGAGGTTGAAGAACTTGTAGATGAACTTGATCCAGATAGCGTGCATTTGAGTGGAATTTATGTAGATTTTGTTTACAAGGGTAAATCTTATGAAAAAAGAATAGAAAAATTAACTGTATATAAAGGATGA
- a CDS encoding 3-hydroxybutyrate dehydrogenase, giving the protein MKKVAIITGSASGIGLNMAEKFLEQNYNVVFSDINEDALNLAMKNYPQEKILGIKCDVSKESDMQNLIHKAYEKFKRIDVLINNAGLQYVAKIEDFPVDKFKQMIEIMLVGAFCSTKYVLPIMKEQQFGRIINISSINGLIGFAGKAAYNSAKHGLIGLTKVTALECALFNITANAICPGYIDTPLVRGQMQDLANTRGVSVDQVLEEVLYPLIPQKQLIDINDIAALALFLASNEAKHITGQNMIIDAGYTVQ; this is encoded by the coding sequence ATGAAAAAAGTTGCAATTATTACAGGAAGTGCTAGTGGAATAGGGTTAAATATGGCTGAGAAATTTTTAGAGCAAAATTATAATGTGGTTTTTTCAGATATTAATGAAGATGCTTTAAATTTGGCTATGAAAAATTATCCTCAAGAAAAAATTTTAGGTATTAAATGTGATGTTAGTAAAGAAAGTGATATGCAAAATTTAATTCATAAGGCTTATGAGAAATTTAAACGTATAGATGTTTTAATTAATAATGCAGGACTTCAATATGTTGCTAAAATTGAAGATTTCCCTGTTGATAAATTCAAGCAGATGATTGAAATTATGTTAGTAGGTGCATTTTGCAGTACAAAATATGTTTTACCTATCATGAAAGAACAACAATTTGGTCGTATTATTAATATATCTTCTATTAACGGTCTTATAGGTTTTGCTGGAAAGGCTGCTTATAATAGTGCAAAACATGGGCTTATAGGTCTTACAAAGGTAACAGCTTTAGAATGTGCTTTATTTAATATTACAGCTAATGCCATTTGTCCAGGTTATATAGATACTCCTTTAGTAAGGGGTCAAATGCAAGATTTAGCAAATACTAGAGGAGTTAGTGTAGATCAGGTTTTAGAAGAAGTGCTTTATCCTTTAATACCTCAAAAACAATTGATTGATATTAATGATATTGCAGCTTTAGCTTTATTTTTAGCTTCTAATGAGGCTAAGCATATAACAGGTCAAAATATGATAATTGATGCAGGTTATACAGTACAATAA